A genome region from Chryseobacterium sp. G0186 includes the following:
- a CDS encoding AraC family transcriptional regulator yields MENIKNIEFENVRAPYGCQILQLSHFFKILPRFQQYGKKERINFFIFIVVNKGKGKHYVDFKEYLLEEGSILFIAPCQIHQYEKEPQYEGQMLIFNQQFFSRQIEEFKLYQPSELNVSHDMLLIPDKVTFNQILTILAILNSEITSPFNFLKEKAIQKLIGIFLLYTQRKNKDEDNGNVYNNSSTPNLSQYLIFKQLLEKHFKQERSVAFYAANMAMTSKTLNRIIKYNIQKTAKEAIDERVIIEIKRLLLFEKMSIKQIAYELNFIEPSNLIKYFKKHTGQTPSSFKN; encoded by the coding sequence AACTATCTCATTTTTTTAAAATACTTCCTCGGTTCCAGCAATATGGAAAAAAGGAAAGAATAAATTTTTTTATTTTCATTGTAGTCAACAAAGGTAAAGGAAAGCATTATGTAGATTTTAAGGAATATTTGCTTGAGGAGGGAAGTATTTTATTCATTGCTCCCTGCCAGATTCATCAATATGAAAAAGAGCCGCAATATGAAGGGCAGATGTTGATATTTAATCAACAATTTTTTAGTAGGCAAATAGAAGAATTTAAATTATATCAACCTTCTGAATTGAATGTATCTCATGATATGTTATTAATCCCAGATAAAGTTACTTTTAATCAAATATTAACAATACTAGCAATATTAAATTCTGAAATCACCTCTCCCTTTAATTTTTTAAAAGAGAAAGCCATTCAAAAACTAATCGGTATATTTTTGCTTTATACACAACGCAAAAATAAAGATGAAGATAACGGCAATGTTTACAACAATAGTTCAACACCCAATCTGTCACAATATTTAATATTTAAACAGTTATTGGAAAAACATTTTAAACAAGAACGAAGCGTAGCTTTTTATGCAGCCAATATGGCTATGACAAGCAAAACATTGAACAGAATTATTAAATATAATATTCAAAAAACAGCGAAGGAAGCTATAGATGAAAGAGTCATTATTGAAATAAAGCGACTTTTGCTATTTGAAAAAATGAGTATAAAACAGATCGCCTATGAATTGAATTTCATTGAACCATCAAATTTAATTAAGTACTTTAAAAAACATACCGGTCAGACTCCATCTTCTTTTAAAAATTAA